The Natrialba magadii ATCC 43099 genome has a segment encoding these proteins:
- a CDS encoding P-loop NTPase family protein — translation MNRRSLLAMAVPASFAALSGCLGSNSALDDWDFEESEAEAWSYYESNLEVLEAPSEQTAERIETAIGELDEAADIYDTLSEEARDRFDEDFDLFMEVNDFFLAMAAVAGSSRNGLMPFVGQDPPGPSDDSDPFFSSAEDAYRDAQEIYNDLNELQDAIDGDRFD, via the coding sequence ATGAACCGACGTTCACTCCTCGCGATGGCTGTACCCGCTAGCTTCGCGGCCCTGAGTGGCTGTCTGGGAAGTAACTCAGCGCTCGACGATTGGGATTTTGAAGAAAGCGAAGCTGAAGCGTGGTCGTACTACGAATCGAACCTCGAGGTTCTCGAAGCCCCCAGCGAACAGACCGCCGAACGTATTGAAACTGCCATCGGGGAACTCGATGAGGCTGCCGATATCTATGATACACTTTCCGAAGAGGCCCGCGACCGGTTCGATGAGGACTTTGACCTATTCATGGAGGTAAACGACTTTTTCCTCGCGATGGCTGCTGTTGCCGGGTCTTCCAGAAACGGACTCATGCCCTTCGTCGGACAGGATCCACCTGGTCCAAGTGATGATTCTGATCCGTTCTTTAGTAGCGCTGAAGATGCCTACAGAGACGCTCAGGAGATCTACAACGATCTCAACGAGCTCCAGGACGCCATCGATGGCGACCGGTTTGATTGA
- a CDS encoding phage tail tape measure protein, translating into MIPGGGGGNIRRLATVMTAQDNASETLDDVEEKGGETAESMEEVEESSEGVSRGFDSIDRAGVALSGTLAGTGVALQGVLDRTSELRGSLALTAGMMDDVDGSVDALAASMSDATFPTQDVVLTMEELRHLGVETEEEMENVALAADQLADATGSSASVIAGSLAPSIQALDGDLDALEDRSDAFTLALNDSRLEAQDLNSVVQRSSQELQELGLTSDETAGLISMYAQANQVEGTQAARQFREAIRESNGDLNELKDELNLSEDALDEWNETVMENEGETERLADEYAETKTVMDELRVVASDLQLRFSGVLQPLSALPPVLFAAGSAGLFYSTVLQSSAVPATVTSTAATTANTAALTGKTAALRTASGAQTLMTMSTASLATATRAKTASMWASVTGMGASAVAALSAASAKGILTAATGGLTAGVLALNAALGPIGAAFLLVGAATAALIGLWKTDLFGAGDAAAGVLGRIRSGASTLVAIVQELIGILYELGRIALTLPVMALLAPFAAALNFLEDPSRWLQAGREIPSMIASGISSAASAPIDAVSNVASGIRDRLPFSPALAGPLQDLDRVGPALVGTITDGIRDRASAPVDAVTDVASGVRDRLPFSPALAGPLQDVDEVGGSLMGTIAGDVEGEGGTLSSALESTLGQTPLGEAAGSAAGAVGDALGGGGGGGGGEHIEITIEEINAGGEGSSEENIRSAGEDLAGRVIEEISEHLARENNYEPNGSANGS; encoded by the coding sequence ATGATTCCAGGAGGAGGCGGCGGCAATATCCGGCGGCTGGCGACGGTGATGACCGCCCAGGATAACGCCAGTGAGACACTCGACGACGTTGAGGAGAAAGGCGGTGAGACGGCCGAGTCCATGGAAGAAGTCGAAGAGAGTTCTGAGGGCGTCTCGAGAGGATTTGATTCGATTGATAGGGCAGGCGTTGCGCTCTCGGGGACACTCGCGGGAACTGGTGTCGCACTGCAGGGTGTCCTCGATAGGACATCTGAACTCCGCGGCAGCTTGGCTCTCACTGCAGGTATGATGGACGACGTCGACGGGTCGGTCGATGCGCTAGCGGCATCAATGTCAGATGCCACGTTCCCGACGCAAGACGTCGTTCTGACGATGGAAGAACTCCGGCATCTCGGCGTCGAGACTGAAGAGGAAATGGAGAACGTGGCGCTCGCAGCCGATCAACTCGCCGACGCGACAGGGTCGTCAGCATCGGTGATCGCTGGCAGCCTCGCGCCGAGTATTCAGGCTCTCGACGGCGATCTCGATGCACTTGAGGACCGTTCGGACGCCTTTACCCTGGCCCTGAACGACAGCAGGCTTGAGGCTCAAGACCTGAACAGTGTAGTTCAACGTTCCTCGCAGGAACTGCAGGAACTCGGCCTCACAAGCGACGAAACAGCCGGTCTGATCTCGATGTATGCTCAAGCGAATCAGGTTGAAGGAACACAAGCAGCCCGCCAGTTCAGGGAAGCGATTCGGGAATCCAACGGGGACCTCAACGAGCTCAAAGACGAACTCAATCTGTCCGAGGACGCACTCGATGAGTGGAACGAGACAGTGATGGAGAACGAGGGCGAGACCGAGCGCCTCGCAGATGAGTATGCCGAGACGAAGACGGTGATGGACGAACTGCGCGTCGTCGCGTCCGATCTGCAGCTGAGATTCAGTGGGGTACTCCAGCCGCTGAGCGCACTCCCCCCTGTACTTTTCGCTGCCGGGTCGGCAGGCCTGTTCTACTCGACGGTTCTGCAGTCGAGTGCAGTCCCTGCAACAGTCACCTCAACGGCAGCGACCACTGCGAACACCGCAGCACTGACCGGGAAGACCGCGGCGCTTCGCACAGCCTCTGGCGCACAGACCCTAATGACGATGTCGACCGCCTCGCTCGCGACGGCCACTCGAGCAAAGACGGCGTCGATGTGGGCATCGGTTACGGGCATGGGCGCGAGCGCAGTCGCGGCCCTGTCCGCTGCAAGTGCGAAGGGAATCCTGACTGCCGCGACCGGTGGCCTCACCGCGGGTGTCTTGGCTCTCAACGCGGCTCTCGGGCCGATCGGTGCCGCTTTCCTACTCGTCGGAGCGGCGACTGCTGCGCTGATCGGTCTGTGGAAGACCGATCTTTTCGGGGCGGGTGACGCAGCCGCTGGAGTGCTTGGTAGAATCCGAAGCGGGGCCTCGACGTTGGTCGCGATCGTCCAGGAACTCATCGGGATCCTGTACGAACTCGGCCGGATCGCTTTGACACTCCCGGTGATGGCGCTCCTCGCACCGTTCGCCGCGGCGTTGAATTTCCTCGAGGACCCATCGAGATGGCTCCAGGCAGGGCGGGAGATCCCGTCGATGATCGCAAGTGGGATCTCGAGCGCGGCGTCTGCTCCGATCGACGCTGTGAGCAACGTCGCCAGCGGCATCCGCGATCGTCTTCCGTTCTCGCCCGCACTCGCCGGGCCACTGCAAGACCTCGATCGCGTCGGCCCAGCTTTAGTAGGTACGATCACAGATGGGATCCGCGACCGAGCGTCTGCGCCCGTCGATGCGGTGACTGACGTCGCAAGCGGTGTTCGAGACCGACTCCCATTCTCACCCGCGCTCGCCGGTCCGCTCCAGGACGTCGATGAGGTCGGCGGTTCACTGATGGGGACGATCGCCGGCGACGTCGAAGGCGAGGGAGGCACATTGTCGTCAGCCCTCGAGTCGACGCTCGGTCAAACACCGCTCGGTGAAGCAGCAGGATCTGCGGCCGGTGCAGTCGGCGATGCCCTCGGTGGAGGCGGTGGCGGCGGTGGCGGCGAGCACATCGAGATTACGATCGAGGAGATCAACGCCGGAGGCGAGGGCTCGAGTGAGGAGAACATCCGTTCCGCCGGTGAGGATCTCGCCGGCAGAGTGATCGAGGAGATCTCGGAACACCTGGCACGGGAAAACAACTACGAGCCAAACGGCTCAGCTAACGGATCATGA
- a CDS encoding XkdF-like putative serine protease domain-containing protein, producing the protein MSNNEKRRFTKHVAIKTIDEEEQTATGIVLTPYELDHQLDFVYPDGVQAMYNPAPEDGVLHAAFPEDAAELEFNEVLEEDQEIDGEEFEEGDWVVRRKYHDDELWSFVGEVLHGFSIGGDVSKADEFESIDDLPDEVEIPDSVDPDAVDDEHWPPAGIRNGATSEISDVDIPAVTSAMYATKGRDLEKNLYESAEDRDDFVDRMTRRGAPEEGAGGLYDYLDQLEKTAPDGAVTKFFADAEKFDFDSCVESVMEDGHTQEEAEEICGAQYHDTKMEHSNTPDEEPDDATKWQMFKSWLAGTGGPFDAAESDDGVSPAEGQSEVSAGTFSKAIDVARDVTKEGRTLNATNREALMAGHDAIEMALESDVDFETNRFTDDDSTEFDIVQYGSSGESDDETEKSRPVEKLTEEQGELVLAAIQRFVDNQGEAAFSEFRSWVWSTDILDDDTAFAADEAAYQYREWDREQREQTSVTEDFLDWVQDESDTDTEITMSKDDNTDSETDKAMEDAPEWGQAIYEEQQKNSDRIDELSKAIDDEGDADGGETSESDGDSSGDGEGETSKSADGETAPEWVQPIQDGIEKNAENIQAVAQASGHSQQLDYDGEAGTEKNADEEPDDGEVKKAFLGL; encoded by the coding sequence ATGAGCAACAACGAGAAGCGTCGCTTTACCAAGCACGTCGCGATCAAGACGATCGACGAGGAGGAGCAGACCGCCACGGGGATCGTCCTGACGCCGTACGAGCTGGACCATCAACTGGACTTCGTCTATCCCGACGGCGTCCAGGCGATGTACAACCCAGCGCCGGAGGACGGAGTTCTCCACGCTGCCTTCCCAGAAGATGCAGCCGAACTCGAGTTCAACGAGGTCCTCGAGGAGGACCAAGAGATCGATGGCGAAGAATTCGAGGAGGGTGACTGGGTTGTCCGGAGAAAGTACCATGACGATGAGCTGTGGTCGTTCGTCGGTGAGGTCCTACACGGGTTCTCCATCGGTGGCGACGTCAGCAAGGCGGATGAGTTCGAATCAATCGATGATCTGCCCGACGAGGTCGAGATTCCGGATAGCGTCGATCCCGACGCGGTCGACGATGAGCACTGGCCCCCGGCGGGCATCCGTAACGGTGCCACATCGGAGATCTCCGACGTCGACATCCCGGCGGTAACGTCGGCGATGTACGCGACGAAGGGGCGCGACCTCGAGAAAAACCTCTACGAGAGCGCCGAGGACCGAGATGACTTCGTTGATCGGATGACGAGACGTGGTGCGCCCGAGGAGGGTGCTGGCGGCCTCTACGATTACCTTGACCAGTTAGAGAAGACGGCGCCCGACGGTGCCGTGACGAAGTTCTTCGCTGACGCGGAGAAGTTCGATTTCGACAGCTGTGTGGAGAGCGTCATGGAGGATGGCCATACCCAGGAGGAAGCAGAGGAGATCTGCGGCGCGCAGTACCACGATACAAAAATGGAACACAGCAACACACCCGACGAAGAGCCCGACGACGCCACGAAGTGGCAGATGTTCAAGTCGTGGCTAGCTGGCACTGGCGGTCCCTTTGATGCCGCCGAGTCCGATGACGGCGTAAGTCCCGCGGAAGGGCAGTCCGAGGTCTCGGCGGGGACGTTCTCGAAGGCAATCGATGTCGCCAGAGACGTCACGAAGGAGGGCCGGACGCTCAACGCCACGAACCGAGAGGCGTTGATGGCTGGCCACGACGCGATCGAAATGGCGCTCGAGTCGGACGTAGACTTCGAGACGAACCGATTCACAGATGACGACAGTACGGAGTTCGACATCGTTCAGTACGGTTCTTCCGGGGAGAGTGACGACGAAACAGAGAAGTCACGCCCGGTAGAGAAGCTGACCGAAGAGCAGGGTGAACTCGTCTTGGCCGCGATCCAGCGGTTCGTGGACAATCAGGGCGAGGCTGCCTTCTCCGAATTCCGATCCTGGGTTTGGTCGACGGATATCCTCGACGACGACACAGCGTTCGCCGCTGACGAAGCCGCCTATCAGTACCGAGAGTGGGATCGCGAGCAGCGCGAGCAAACTTCGGTCACTGAGGATTTCCTCGACTGGGTCCAGGACGAGAGCGACACCGACACCGAGATCACCATGAGCAAGGACGACAACACCGATTCCGAGACGGACAAAGCGATGGAAGACGCCCCAGAGTGGGGTCAGGCCATCTACGAGGAACAGCAGAAGAACAGCGACCGCATCGACGAGCTGAGCAAGGCGATCGACGACGAGGGCGATGCCGACGGTGGCGAGACCTCGGAGTCCGACGGCGACTCGAGCGGCGACGGCGAAGGCGAGACGAGCAAGTCGGCCGACGGGGAGACTGCGCCCGAGTGGGTGCAGCCGATCCAGGACGGCATCGAGAAGAACGCCGAGAATATCCAGGCGGTGGCGCAGGCATCGGGCCACAGCCAGCAGCTGGACTACGACGGCGAAGCTGGCACCGAGAAGAACGCTGACGAAGAGCCGGACGACGGCGAAGTCAAGAAGGCGTTCCTCGGGCTGTAG
- a CDS encoding helix-turn-helix domain-containing protein, which translates to MSSHHAGLHGGPPFTSTCSAKYCNAEYSTPPSQSNKDNKYCSKECRTSGAWRDEEVMEALYLLRGMSVSQIGDYLGCSGQTVWRWLDEHGIEARQASEPKYPRISSKDWLVKTYVEKNMTSGEIAEWVGCSSGVVWEWCQRHGIDCQENGSWPRGEDHHLYGGGDIKYGEGWNKKKKERVRERDGRECQHCGRGEQEHVKLFGTKHIVHHVVPARSIEDAQERNAMKNLVTLCRGDCHKRWEEMAPLRPITSRVEVRG; encoded by the coding sequence ATGAGTAGCCATCATGCTGGTCTCCACGGAGGACCACCGTTCACGAGTACATGTAGCGCAAAATACTGCAACGCTGAGTACTCAACACCGCCGTCTCAGAGTAATAAAGACAATAAATACTGTTCAAAAGAGTGTAGAACGTCGGGTGCTTGGCGAGACGAAGAGGTCATGGAAGCACTCTATCTGCTGAGGGGCATGTCGGTTTCTCAGATTGGTGATTATCTTGGTTGCTCAGGTCAGACGGTTTGGCGATGGCTGGATGAACACGGTATCGAGGCTCGACAAGCGAGTGAGCCGAAATACCCTCGGATTAGTTCAAAAGACTGGTTAGTAAAAACGTACGTCGAGAAAAACATGACCTCTGGCGAGATCGCAGAGTGGGTTGGATGCTCGAGTGGTGTGGTCTGGGAGTGGTGTCAGAGGCACGGAATCGACTGTCAAGAGAACGGATCTTGGCCGCGTGGCGAGGATCACCATCTGTACGGCGGCGGCGACATCAAATACGGTGAAGGTTGGAATAAAAAGAAAAAGGAGCGAGTTCGAGAAAGGGATGGTCGCGAGTGTCAGCACTGTGGCCGTGGTGAACAGGAGCACGTCAAACTGTTCGGAACGAAACACATCGTCCACCACGTAGTCCCGGCCAGATCGATCGAAGACGCTCAAGAACGAAATGCGATGAAAAACCTGGTCACGCTGTGCCGAGGTGACTGCCACAAACGGTGGGAGGAAATGGCACCACTACGCCCCATCACTTCTCGAGTAGAAGTTCGGGGTTGA
- a CDS encoding phage virion morphogenesis protein — protein sequence MVEDENNIPEAREAIQDGLTDGLERLHTITLRELITNMSDGQDALGNPWEPLKESTIRAKGSDTPLIDNSRLLTDINAASMMDRANRMAVIGTNLDYAEHHEFGAPEAGIPARPIFGPAGAYASQQAPDVIGDEIDTNLEGAVID from the coding sequence ATGGTCGAGGACGAGAACAACATCCCGGAAGCCCGCGAGGCGATCCAGGACGGCCTGACGGACGGCCTCGAGCGTCTTCACACGATAACGCTCCGTGAGCTCATCACCAACATGAGCGACGGGCAGGATGCGCTCGGCAACCCGTGGGAGCCGTTGAAAGAGTCGACGATCCGGGCGAAAGGTTCGGATACACCGCTGATCGACAACTCGCGTCTCCTCACCGACATCAACGCGGCGTCGATGATGGATCGCGCCAACCGGATGGCGGTCATCGGGACAAATCTGGACTACGCGGAGCACCACGAGTTCGGCGCTCCAGAGGCTGGTATCCCTGCCCGACCGATCTTCGGGCCAGCGGGTGCGTACGCAAGTCAGCAGGCTCCTGATGTCATCGGTGACGAGATCGACACGAACCTCGAGGGTGCTGTAATCGACTGA
- a CDS encoding phage major capsid family protein, whose product MASRTINNDLSRITEKNALTVDDLDAGGTLPDPLWDEFWTDMIEETPLLDAIRTETVGAKKTRIPTLNIGERHRRPQDEGEWNENESDVSTGTIDISTEKATVAWDLPREVVQENPEGEALADRILNLMTDAWSADVEDLAANGDEDAEDSFENQNDGFITVAEGDVETIDAADDILDNDLVIRTIAGLDSKYRARMNPALIVSEDQLLSYHYTLTDRDTPLGDNVIMGEADVNPFSFPIIGSGLWPDDKAMFTDPQNLIYALYRDLEIDVLTESDKVSERDLHARYFMRGDDDFAIENTEAVVLAEGLGDPLEHLEEETS is encoded by the coding sequence ATGGCATCCCGAACCATCAACAACGACCTGAGTCGCATCACTGAAAAGAACGCTCTGACCGTCGACGACCTCGACGCTGGAGGCACGCTCCCAGATCCGCTCTGGGACGAGTTCTGGACGGACATGATCGAGGAGACTCCGCTCCTCGACGCGATCCGAACCGAGACAGTCGGCGCGAAGAAGACGCGGATCCCGACCCTCAACATCGGCGAACGACACCGCCGACCGCAGGACGAGGGCGAGTGGAACGAGAACGAATCCGACGTGTCGACCGGTACGATCGACATCAGCACCGAGAAGGCAACGGTAGCGTGGGACCTCCCGCGAGAAGTTGTCCAGGAGAACCCCGAGGGAGAGGCCCTTGCGGACCGCATCCTGAACCTGATGACCGACGCCTGGTCGGCAGACGTCGAGGACCTCGCCGCCAACGGCGACGAGGACGCAGAGGACTCGTTCGAGAATCAGAACGACGGCTTCATCACGGTTGCAGAGGGCGACGTCGAGACGATCGACGCCGCTGACGACATCCTCGACAACGACCTCGTCATCCGGACGATCGCGGGCCTCGACTCGAAGTACCGCGCTCGGATGAACCCGGCGCTCATCGTCTCCGAGGACCAGCTCCTCAGCTACCACTACACGCTGACCGACCGGGACACCCCGCTCGGCGACAACGTGATCATGGGCGAGGCGGACGTCAACCCGTTCAGCTTCCCCATCATAGGATCGGGGCTGTGGCCGGACGACAAGGCGATGTTCACCGATCCGCAGAACCTCATCTACGCGCTGTACCGCGACCTCGAGATCGACGTCCTCACCGAGTCCGACAAGGTGAGCGAGCGCGACCTCCACGCCCGGTACTTCATGCGCGGCGACGACGACTTCGCGATCGAGAACACCGAGGCTGTAGTCCTCGCCGAGGGTCTGGGCGACCCACTCGAGCACCTCGAAGAGGAGACCTCGTAA